ATCCCTTGCTGATGGGCTTTACCATGTTTCTGGCTATTCTGACCGTCATAGGAACCCTGCTATCGGATATTCTGTACCGGGTGGCTGATCCGCGTGTCCGGTTATAGGAGGGGAGTTCTCATGGCAACTGATCTCAGTGTGAAAAAAATGGAGGGACCCCGCTCCAGCCTGCGCAAATCCTCCCTGCTGCGGCAATCCTTGCGGAGGCTTATGCGCAATAAGCTGGCCGTTGCCGGGTTCGCGGTGGTTGTTTTTATGTTTGTGTTATGTTTCATCGGCCCGTTCTTCTCACCTTATACGGATAACAAAATCAACATGGCTTTCATGAACAAAGCCCCGAGTCTGAAGCATTGGCTGGGTACCGATGCGCTGGGCCGGGATATTCTGACCCGGGTGATGCAGGCCGGACGCATATCCCTGACCGTAGGTCTTGCTTCCATGCTGCTGTCTGTATTTCTGGGGGCGCTTCTGGGGGCGATTGCCGGTTATTACGGGGGGCTGCTGGATCAGATCATTATGCGGATTGCCGATCTGCTGATGACCATTCCCGGTCTGCCGCTGCTGTTCATCTTCGGTGCATTGCTCTCGGAATGGAAGATTCCGACGGATTACCGGATGTATATCGTCATGCTGATGCTCAGTATTGTGAACTGGCCGGGGCTGGCAAGGATGGTAAGGGGCCAGATGCTGAGCCTGCGGGAACGTGAATTCATGCAGGCGGCAGTGGTGCTGGGACTGCGCGACCGCAGGAAGCTGGTGCATCATCTGCTGCCTAATATTGTTCCGCTGCTGATCGTTATGGCTACGCTGAATATCGGCGGTGCCATTCTCAGCGAATCGGTGCTGAGCTTCTTCGGCCTGGGGGTTATGCCTCCTACTCCGACCTGGGGGAATATGATTGACGCGGCGAACAATATTCTTGATTTCCAGAACCGGCCATGGCTGTGGATTCCGCCGGGATTGTCGATTTTTGCCACAGTGATTGCGATTAATATCTTTGGTGACGGCCTCAGAGACGTCCTTGATCCTAAACAGAAGAGGTAGGTGGCCAAATCGATGGAGCCTGTAATGAATATAGACGGTCTAAGCACCGAATTCTTCACGGAAGAAGGCACCGTTAAGGCGGTGGATAACGTCAGCTTCAAGATCGGCAGAGGTGAAACAGTCTGTATTGTCGGTGAATCCGGCTGCGGGAAAAGTGTCACGGCCATGTCGGTTATGGGCCTGGTGGAGGAGCCTAGCGGTAAAGTCACCGGGGGGCGTATCGGTTTCCAGGGAGAGGATCTGCTGCGGCTGGACAAAAATCTACTCCGCAGCATCCGCGGCCATGAGATTGCGATGATTTTTCAGGAACCCATGTCCTCGCTTAATCCGGTTATGAGAATTGGCGAGCAGATTATGGAGCCGTTGTCTGTTCATCTCCGAATGAACAAGAAACAAGCCCGTGCCCGTGCGCTTGAGCTGATTACCCAGGTGGGGATATCCCGTCCGGAACAGATTATGGCCAGCTACCCGCATGAGCTGAGCGGCGGTATGCTCCAGCGGATTATGATTGCCATAGCGGTCTCCTGCAGCCCTAAGCTGCTGATTGCCGATGAGCCGACCACGGCGCTGGATGTGACGATTCAGGCCCAGATTCTGGACTTGCTGCGCAGCCTCAAGGAAGATTCCGGGATGTCGATCCTGCTGATTACGCATGACTTAGGGGTTGTCGCCGAGATGGCGGATTATGTGATCGTGATGTACTCCGGGCAGATCGTGGAAGAGGGCGGAGTCGTGGAGCTGTTCCAGAATCCGCAGCATCCCTATACACGCGGGCTGCTGAAGTCGAAGCCTGTGATGGGCCAGCGCCTGGAGGAGCTCTATTCCATTCCCGGGCAGGTGCCAAGCCCGCTTGAGCTTGCCCCGTCCTGCTACTTCCATGACCGGTGCGGGCATTGTATGCCGGTCTGCCGTACACGGCAGCCGCTGCTGAAGGAGACCGGCCACGGGCAGAAGGTCTCCTGCTGGCTGTATGAGGAGGCGGAAGTCTATGTCTGAAGCGCTGCTGGAAGTGAAGCATCTGAAGAAATATTTTCCGGTGAAGCAGGGCCTGCTCGGCCGCACGACAGGAAATGTGAAGGCTGTAGACGATGTCAGCATCATACTCCGGCCGGGTGAGACCTTCGGCCTGGTCGGGGAATCGGGCAGCGGCAAAAGCACCGTAGGGCGCACCATTCTGCGCTTGACGGACAAGACAGACGGGGAGGTCCGGTTCAAGGGTACAGACATTCACAGCCTGTCTGCTGCGGAGATGCGGCTGATCCGGCCGCAGATGCAGCTCATTTTCCAGGACCCGTATAGTGCCCTTAATCCCCGGATCAGGGTCGGCGATGCCATAGGTGAAGCGCTGCTTGACCATGGGCTGTGTTCAAAGGCTGAGGTCAGAAGCCTGGTGCTGGAGGCGCTGGAGGCCTGCGGGTTATCCGCATATCATATTGACCGTTTCCCGCATGAATTCTCCGGCGGCCAGCGCCAGCGGATCGGGATTGCCCGGGCGCTGATCCTGAATCCGGACCTGATTGTTGCAGATGAGCCGGTGTCGGCGCTGGATGTGTCGATTCAGGCGCAGATCATCAACCTGTTCAGCAAGCTGCAGCAGAGCAAAGGGCTGGCGTACTTATTCATCTCCCATGATCTTAGCGTGGTAGAGCATTTATGCACCAGAATAGGTGTGATGTATCTTGGGTCCATCGTGGAGACTGCCGCCAGGGATGAGTTGTTCCGGCATCCGCTTCATCCTTATACGAAGGCGCTGCTGTCCGCTGTTCCGGTGCCGGTTCCCCGGCTGAAGCGGGAACGCATCGTGCTGACCGGAGATATTCCAAGCCCGGCGAATCCGCCGTCCGGTTGTAAATTTCATACGCGCTGCCCATTCGCCTTGGAGGTCTGCAGAGCGGAGATTCCACTGTTGCGTGACGCTGGCGGCGGGCACTTGGTGGCCTG
The window above is part of the Paenibacillus sp. FSL H8-0048 genome. Proteins encoded here:
- a CDS encoding ABC transporter ATP-binding protein produces the protein MEPVMNIDGLSTEFFTEEGTVKAVDNVSFKIGRGETVCIVGESGCGKSVTAMSVMGLVEEPSGKVTGGRIGFQGEDLLRLDKNLLRSIRGHEIAMIFQEPMSSLNPVMRIGEQIMEPLSVHLRMNKKQARARALELITQVGISRPEQIMASYPHELSGGMLQRIMIAIAVSCSPKLLIADEPTTALDVTIQAQILDLLRSLKEDSGMSILLITHDLGVVAEMADYVIVMYSGQIVEEGGVVELFQNPQHPYTRGLLKSKPVMGQRLEELYSIPGQVPSPLELAPSCYFHDRCGHCMPVCRTRQPLLKETGHGQKVSCWLYEEAEVYV
- the opp4C gene encoding oligopeptide ABC transporter permease codes for the protein MATDLSVKKMEGPRSSLRKSSLLRQSLRRLMRNKLAVAGFAVVVFMFVLCFIGPFFSPYTDNKINMAFMNKAPSLKHWLGTDALGRDILTRVMQAGRISLTVGLASMLLSVFLGALLGAIAGYYGGLLDQIIMRIADLLMTIPGLPLLFIFGALLSEWKIPTDYRMYIVMLMLSIVNWPGLARMVRGQMLSLREREFMQAAVVLGLRDRRKLVHHLLPNIVPLLIVMATLNIGGAILSESVLSFFGLGVMPPTPTWGNMIDAANNILDFQNRPWLWIPPGLSIFATVIAINIFGDGLRDVLDPKQKR
- a CDS encoding ABC transporter ATP-binding protein, producing the protein MSEALLEVKHLKKYFPVKQGLLGRTTGNVKAVDDVSIILRPGETFGLVGESGSGKSTVGRTILRLTDKTDGEVRFKGTDIHSLSAAEMRLIRPQMQLIFQDPYSALNPRIRVGDAIGEALLDHGLCSKAEVRSLVLEALEACGLSAYHIDRFPHEFSGGQRQRIGIARALILNPDLIVADEPVSALDVSIQAQIINLFSKLQQSKGLAYLFISHDLSVVEHLCTRIGVMYLGSIVETAARDELFRHPLHPYTKALLSAVPVPVPRLKRERIVLTGDIPSPANPPSGCKFHTRCPFALEVCRAEIPLLRDAGGGHLVACHLE